Proteins co-encoded in one Ictalurus furcatus strain D&B chromosome 9, Billie_1.0, whole genome shotgun sequence genomic window:
- the mocs3 gene encoding adenylyltransferase and sulfurtransferase MOCS3 isoform X1, with protein MNNMDDDILSLKKQLLEKDAEIAALKNKLQQIHKDNSLLMDLQDQVSHLAQLQYTSLTNDDIMRYSRQLLLPELGVKGQMSLLNTSVLVVGCGGLGCPLALYLAAAGIGRLGLLDYDEVELSNLHRQVLHTERTQGLPKAQSAAQALSRLNSTTQCVPYHLQLSSENALQLIQQYDIVADCSDNVPTRYLVNDACVLSGKPLVSASALRMEGQLTVYNYNGGPCYRCLYPVPPPPETVTNCSDGGVLGVVVGVMGCLQALEVLKIASGQKSSFGQQLLMFDAQDGRFRCIKLRAKQAGCVVCGETPTVTELQDYESFCGSSATDKCRRLNLLSAEQRVSVQEYKSIVDCGTPHLLLDVRPKVEVDICHLPVSINIPLASLEDQKGDHIHFLKEKISELKLQMSSELEVPVYVVCKLGNDSQTAVQLLEMMSGTELENITVKDITGGLMAWANKIDPSFPKY; from the exons atgaataatatggaTGACGATATTTTAAGTCTGAAGAAACAGCTCCTGGAAAAAGATGCGGAAATCGCTGCTTTAAAAAACAAGCTCCAGCAAATCCATAAG gaTAATTCTTTACTAATGGACTTACAAGACCAGGTATCGCATTTGGCTCAGCTGCAGTATACTTCTTTAACCAACGATGACATTATGCGATACAGTAGGCAGCTGCTCTTGCCAGAGCTCGGTGTCAAAG GTCAGATGAGTCTCTTAAACACGTCTGTTTTGGTGGTGGGATGTGGAGGTTTAGGTTGTCCTCTAGCCCTCTACCTCGCTGCGGCTGGAATAG GGCGTTTGGGACTGTTGGATTATGACGAGGTGGAGCTAAGTAATCTGCACAGACAGGTTCTGCACACAGAGCGGACACAGGGTCTGCCCAAAGCCCAGTCTGCAGCACAGGCCCTAAGCAG GTTAAATTCTACAACACAGTGTGTGCCATATCATCTCCAGCTCTCCTCTGAGAATGCCTTACAACTCATCCAACA GTATGACATTGTGGCTGATTGTTCAGATAATGTTCCAACACGGTACCTTGTCAACGATGCCTGTGTTCTCAGTGGCAAACCCTTAGTGTCTGCAAGTGCTTTGCGAATGGAAGGCCAG CTCACTGTGTATAATTACAATGGAGGGCCTTGCTACAGGTGTTTATATCCTGTTCCCCCACCACCTGAAACTGTCACAAACTGCTCTGATGGAGGAGTCTTAGGAGTGG TGGTTGGAGTCATGGGCTGTCTTCAAGCTTTAGAGGTTCTGAAGATTGCTTCTGGCCAAAAAT CTTCCTTTGGACAGCAGCTGCTGATGTTTGATGCTCAGGATGGTCGGTTTCGCTGCATAAAGCTGAGAGCCAAGCAGGCTGGCTGTGTTGTTTGTGGAGAGACGCCCACAGTAACAGAGCTGCAGGACTATGAGAGCTTCTGTGGCTCGTCTGCAACAGATAAG TGTCGAAGATTGAATCTTCTATCTGCAGAACAGCGAGTCTCTGTGCAG GAGTATAAATCCATTGTGGACTGCGGTACTCCTCATCTCCTACTTGATGTTCGGCCCAAAGTAGAGGTGGACATTTGCCATCTGCCAGTTTCCATCA ATATTCCACTGGCCAGTTTAGAGGATCAAAAGGGAGACCATATTCACTTCTTAAAGGAGAAGATCAGTGAGCTAAAATTGCAGATGAGCTCTGAATTAGAAGTCCCAG tgtatgtagtgtgtaaaCTGGGGAATGACTCTCAGACGGCTGTGCAGCTACTGGAGATGATGTCTGGAACTGAACTAGAGAACATCACTGTCAAAGATATCACTGGAGGCCTGATGGCCTGGGCTAATAAGATTGATCCCTcttttccaaaatattaa
- the mocs3 gene encoding adenylyltransferase and sulfurtransferase MOCS3 isoform X2: MWRFRLSSSPLPRCGWNSQQIQLGRLGLLDYDEVELSNLHRQVLHTERTQGLPKAQSAAQALSRLNSTTQCVPYHLQLSSENALQLIQQYDIVADCSDNVPTRYLVNDACVLSGKPLVSASALRMEGQLTVYNYNGGPCYRCLYPVPPPPETVTNCSDGGVLGVVVGVMGCLQALEVLKIASGQKSSFGQQLLMFDAQDGRFRCIKLRAKQAGCVVCGETPTVTELQDYESFCGSSATDKCRRLNLLSAEQRVSVQEYKSIVDCGTPHLLLDVRPKVEVDICHLPVSINIPLASLEDQKGDHIHFLKEKISELKLQMSSELEVPVYVVCKLGNDSQTAVQLLEMMSGTELENITVKDITGGLMAWANKIDPSFPKY, from the exons ATGTGGAGGTTTAGGTTGTCCTCTAGCCCTCTACCTCGCTGCGGCTGGAATAG CCAGCAAATACAGTTGG GGCGTTTGGGACTGTTGGATTATGACGAGGTGGAGCTAAGTAATCTGCACAGACAGGTTCTGCACACAGAGCGGACACAGGGTCTGCCCAAAGCCCAGTCTGCAGCACAGGCCCTAAGCAG GTTAAATTCTACAACACAGTGTGTGCCATATCATCTCCAGCTCTCCTCTGAGAATGCCTTACAACTCATCCAACA GTATGACATTGTGGCTGATTGTTCAGATAATGTTCCAACACGGTACCTTGTCAACGATGCCTGTGTTCTCAGTGGCAAACCCTTAGTGTCTGCAAGTGCTTTGCGAATGGAAGGCCAG CTCACTGTGTATAATTACAATGGAGGGCCTTGCTACAGGTGTTTATATCCTGTTCCCCCACCACCTGAAACTGTCACAAACTGCTCTGATGGAGGAGTCTTAGGAGTGG TGGTTGGAGTCATGGGCTGTCTTCAAGCTTTAGAGGTTCTGAAGATTGCTTCTGGCCAAAAAT CTTCCTTTGGACAGCAGCTGCTGATGTTTGATGCTCAGGATGGTCGGTTTCGCTGCATAAAGCTGAGAGCCAAGCAGGCTGGCTGTGTTGTTTGTGGAGAGACGCCCACAGTAACAGAGCTGCAGGACTATGAGAGCTTCTGTGGCTCGTCTGCAACAGATAAG TGTCGAAGATTGAATCTTCTATCTGCAGAACAGCGAGTCTCTGTGCAG GAGTATAAATCCATTGTGGACTGCGGTACTCCTCATCTCCTACTTGATGTTCGGCCCAAAGTAGAGGTGGACATTTGCCATCTGCCAGTTTCCATCA ATATTCCACTGGCCAGTTTAGAGGATCAAAAGGGAGACCATATTCACTTCTTAAAGGAGAAGATCAGTGAGCTAAAATTGCAGATGAGCTCTGAATTAGAAGTCCCAG tgtatgtagtgtgtaaaCTGGGGAATGACTCTCAGACGGCTGTGCAGCTACTGGAGATGATGTCTGGAACTGAACTAGAGAACATCACTGTCAAAGATATCACTGGAGGCCTGATGGCCTGGGCTAATAAGATTGATCCCTcttttccaaaatattaa
- the qpct gene encoding glutaminyl-peptide cyclotransferase yields the protein MMMYAVRAGTAMRLFALLGIFATFTGHFCAQIQWTQEKLYHKVSTLSSDDLTSVLAQTDIDRMWKNDLKPMLVVRYPGSPGSQAVQQQIKSTLNSLNAGWEVTEDHFQNWTPYGQMPFTNIIATLNPGAKRRLVLSCHYDSKYFPPQWHGREFLGATDSAVPCSMLLEMARAQDKELKTLKDAGSDLTLQLIFFDGEEALYQWTSTDSLYGSRHLATKMENTAHPLGATDTNQLDGIDLFVLLDLIGGPMPRFGNQFSNTARWLSKLQNIERRLHALGQLEDHPNEVQYFWPGMPVGPVQDDHMPFLSRGVRVLHLIPSPFPIVWHTFDDNEENLDRATIQNLSKILQVFVLEYLNMKSQNPLTQAP from the exons ATGATGATGTACGCTGTGAGAGCCGGTACCGCCATGCGGTTGTTCGCTCTGCTCGGCATCTTTGCAACATTTACGGGCCACTTCTGTGCCCAAATACAGTGGACACAAGAAAAG ctgtaCCACAAGGTGAGCACTCTGAGTTCCGATGATTTAACAAGTGTTCTGGCTCAAACAGACATTGACCGCATGTGGAAGAATGACCTGAAGCCCATGCTGGTGGTGCGATATCCTGGCTCTCCTGGAAGCCAGGCAGTGCAGCAG CAAATAAAATCTACCCTGAACTCGTTGAATGCAGGCTGGGAGGTGACCGAGGATCACTTCCAAAACTGGACGCCTTATGGCCAGATGCCTTTCACTAACATAATCGCCACTCTCAACCCTGGTGCTAAGCGGCGCCTAGTGCTGTCTTGTCACTACGACTCAAAGTATTTCCCACCTCAGTGGCACGGTCGGGAGTTTCTGGGAGCTACTGACTCAGCTGTGCCCTGCTCCATGCTGTTAGAGATGGCCAGGGCTCAGGATAAGGAGCTAAAGACACTTAAG GATGCAGGGTCAGACCTGACTCTACAGCTGATCTTCTTTGATGGAGAGGAGGCTTTGTATCAGTGGACCTCTACTGACTCTCTGTACGGTTCCCGACATCTGGCTACCAAAATGGAGAACACAGCACACCCTTTGGGAGCCACAGACACCAACCAGCTAGATGGCATT GATCTTTTTGTTCTGTTGGACTTGATCGGTGGTCCCATGCCTCGCTTCGGTAATCAGTTCTCCAACACTGCCAGGTGGCTCTCCAAGCTCCAAAATATTG AGAGGCGCCTGCACGCACTGGGCCAGCTGGAGGATCACCCTAATGAAGTGCAGTACTTCTGGCCTGGCATGCCTGTGGGTCCTGTGCAGGATGACCACATGCCCTTCCTTAGCAGAG GCGTCCGGGTCCTTCACCTTATCCCCAGCCCATTTCCCATTGTGTGGCACACCTTCGATGACAACGAGGAGAACTTGGACCGAGCTACAATCCAGAACCTCAGCAAGATTTTGCAGGTCTTTGTGCTCGAGTATCTCAACATGAAAAGCCAGAATCCACTTACACAGGCACCGTAA